Proteins found in one Sporosarcina sp. FSL K6-3457 genomic segment:
- a CDS encoding ABC transporter ATP-binding protein, producing MIKVDRLAGGYGKKPIVKDISLDIKKGEFFALLGPNGSGKTTLFKLITGQLPVISGDILIDGKVMSKLTKLEKAKKVAVLSQEVQMTFDYTVEEIISLGRYPHQKGVLKTLSAYDREVIDAVMEISKVGRYRKTQFRLLSGGEKQRVLLAKALAQEPEVLLLDEPTNHLDIKHTFEMLDLLKEWQRTKGLTIFAILHDLNVASLYADRVALLYEGSFLEVGDVNTLRKEEQLKKVYEVEVKAQAHPLVPKPQLHLTPTYSYSADPTPFLNSFQAEQNENTVHLHFEQPLRTLSNADVGEGVQWLQHFCLVADESIGEQNLSAWLENNGIPSEQVAAIATTGDIQDVVIIEQLLLGVQLMIVVAIEVDIHQHRSLDGVHLLLFIDGHLQDKALFDYYMTVIEAKVKVCQQLSLQSVQSARDVVLIAASQRENQLRHRENEIDLRKGIEKIITTAMLEAVEKKFTKSDMLS from the coding sequence ATGATTAAAGTTGATCGACTCGCAGGCGGCTATGGGAAGAAACCAATCGTCAAAGACATTAGCTTGGACATTAAAAAGGGAGAGTTTTTTGCATTGCTGGGTCCGAACGGTAGTGGAAAGACAACCCTATTCAAATTAATTACAGGGCAATTGCCCGTCATTTCAGGTGATATTCTCATTGATGGGAAAGTGATGTCGAAATTAACGAAGTTGGAGAAGGCGAAAAAAGTAGCGGTGCTTTCTCAGGAAGTTCAAATGACGTTCGATTACACAGTCGAGGAAATCATTAGTCTTGGACGCTATCCACACCAAAAGGGCGTTTTGAAAACGTTATCGGCGTATGATCGTGAAGTGATTGATGCGGTGATGGAGATTTCCAAAGTTGGGCGCTATCGCAAGACACAATTTCGCTTGTTGAGTGGAGGAGAAAAACAACGGGTTTTATTAGCGAAGGCATTAGCACAAGAGCCTGAGGTTTTACTGTTGGATGAACCGACAAATCATTTGGACATTAAGCATACTTTTGAAATGTTAGATTTGCTAAAAGAGTGGCAACGGACGAAAGGATTGACCATATTTGCGATTTTGCATGATTTGAATGTGGCATCGTTGTATGCGGATCGGGTTGCATTGCTTTACGAAGGTTCATTTTTAGAGGTTGGCGATGTGAATACGTTACGCAAGGAAGAGCAGTTGAAAAAAGTATATGAAGTTGAGGTCAAGGCGCAAGCACATCCGCTTGTTCCGAAGCCTCAGCTTCATCTGACGCCAACATATTCATATAGTGCAGACCCGACGCCATTTTTAAATAGTTTTCAAGCTGAGCAAAATGAAAATACAGTTCATCTACACTTCGAACAACCTTTGCGTACGCTATCGAACGCGGATGTAGGGGAAGGAGTTCAATGGCTGCAGCACTTTTGTTTAGTGGCAGACGAATCAATTGGTGAACAAAATCTGTCAGCATGGTTGGAAAACAACGGAATTCCGTCTGAACAAGTAGCAGCGATTGCGACGACTGGGGATATACAGGATGTTGTTATAATCGAGCAGCTACTGCTGGGTGTTCAACTAATGATTGTAGTAGCGATTGAAGTGGATATCCATCAGCATAGAAGCTTGGATGGCGTTCATCTACTGCTGTTTATAGATGGACATTTACAAGACAAAGCATTGTTTGATTATTATATGACTGTTATAGAGGCAAAGGTGAAGGTTTGTCAGCAGCTAAGTCTGCAATCGGTTCAGTCAGCAAGGGACGTGGTACTCATTGCTGCCAGCCAGAGGGAAAACCAACTAAGGCATCGCGAAAACGAAATTGATTTACGAAAAGGTATCGAAAAAATTATCACAACAGCAATGTTAGAGGCCGTCGAGAAGAAATTTACTAAAAGTGATATGCTGTCGTAA
- a CDS encoding FecCD family ABC transporter permease, with protein MQKSFIRKFLGSKIGWLYLLSIGFVLCALLLGLFVSSVQFPIMTILHIVLEKSFGLGWLENIPRNEELIIWNIRLPRVLLALCVGASLSLAGAAFQGLLRNPLADPYTIGVSSGAALGAVLVLFFQFTIIGLGSFTLPVVSIASGFITLMIVFGLVRLSSRSLAIETIVLAGIIVGSFIGSITSLLISLGDKDAMTQIMYWLYGSVGMRGWSHIHLVVPFMIIGTIILLMHYRELNALALGEEAADHIGVNVKRGKIMILIGASLLTGAAVAVSGSIGFVGLVIPHLVRLLTGPNHRHLLPLSMLFGGSFLILADLLARTIIAPRELPIGVITALIGAPVFAFLLIRERIGRGERG; from the coding sequence TTGCAAAAATCATTTATCCGGAAGTTTTTGGGGAGTAAGATTGGCTGGCTTTACTTACTAAGTATTGGGTTTGTACTTTGTGCGCTGTTACTGGGTCTATTTGTCAGCAGCGTACAGTTTCCAATCATGACTATTTTGCATATTGTGTTGGAAAAATCGTTTGGCCTTGGCTGGCTTGAAAATATACCGCGTAATGAAGAGTTAATCATTTGGAATATTCGACTGCCACGGGTTTTACTGGCTCTTTGTGTCGGTGCTTCGCTTTCGTTAGCGGGTGCCGCATTTCAAGGGCTTTTACGTAATCCATTAGCGGATCCCTATACAATCGGTGTTTCATCAGGTGCTGCCTTAGGGGCAGTACTTGTGTTATTTTTTCAATTTACGATTATTGGGCTCGGGAGCTTCACATTACCAGTCGTCTCAATCGCTAGTGGATTTATTACCCTGATGATTGTTTTTGGATTAGTACGTTTGAGCAGCAGGAGCCTTGCGATTGAAACGATTGTCTTGGCAGGAATCATCGTTGGCTCATTTATCGGTTCAATAACGTCACTACTCATTTCCTTAGGTGATAAGGATGCGATGACACAAATTATGTATTGGCTTTACGGTAGTGTAGGAATGAGAGGGTGGAGCCACATTCATCTTGTTGTTCCATTTATGATTATTGGGACGATTATTTTACTCATGCATTATCGTGAATTGAACGCGCTTGCACTTGGCGAGGAAGCAGCAGATCACATCGGTGTCAATGTTAAAAGAGGTAAAATCATGATTTTGATTGGCGCCTCATTGTTGACGGGAGCGGCAGTAGCGGTTTCCGGTTCAATCGGGTTTGTTGGTCTTGTCATCCCTCATCTTGTTCGTTTATTGACAGGACCGAATCACCGACATCTTCTGCCGTTGTCGATGTTGTTCGGAGGTTCTTTTCTTATATTGGCAGACTTATTGGCTAGGACGATCATTGCGCCGAGGGAATTGCCAATTGGTGTTATTACCGCATTGATTGGCGCACCTGTATTTGCTTTTCTACTGATTAGGGAAAGAATCGGAAGAGGTGAACGAGGATGA
- a CDS encoding ABC transporter substrate-binding protein: MKDLFQRWGLLSFVFVFMLAILAACGTDKGTDGAAKEDSVDEESIEVVEEVEDEEVVEAFPVTFTDDVGREVTIESEPKTIVSIQASNTEILYALGVGDRLIGVSDYDNYPEEALSVQKVGAQDMDAELVLSLLPDIAFVTTYHHNTHENILKQYEDAGITVVVTGSASTFDDVYKTMDMIAQATGTAEKADEIINDMKDRRVALEEKAKGITDTKKVWVEVSPAPDIFTTGKNTFMHEMLEAINATNAAEEQDGWVKMTEEEIVQLNPDVIITTYGYYIDNPAEQVLTRDGWAEVTAIKNEQVFDVDSDTVTRPGPRLIEGVETLAKIIYPEVFGE; encoded by the coding sequence TTGAAGGATTTATTTCAAAGATGGGGCTTATTAAGTTTTGTGTTTGTTTTTATGCTTGCTATTTTGGCAGCATGTGGCACGGACAAGGGTACGGATGGAGCGGCGAAAGAAGATAGTGTCGATGAAGAATCAATTGAAGTAGTTGAAGAGGTCGAAGATGAAGAGGTTGTCGAAGCGTTTCCTGTTACCTTTACAGATGATGTAGGTCGTGAAGTGACTATTGAAAGCGAACCAAAAACGATTGTGTCGATTCAAGCGAGTAATACAGAGATTTTATATGCACTTGGTGTTGGGGATCGTCTAATTGGTGTGTCTGATTATGATAACTACCCTGAAGAGGCGTTAAGTGTACAAAAAGTGGGAGCACAAGATATGGATGCAGAATTAGTTCTAAGCTTGCTACCTGATATCGCTTTTGTCACGACATACCACCACAATACACATGAAAATATTTTGAAGCAATATGAAGATGCAGGTATTACAGTCGTTGTGACAGGTAGTGCTTCCACTTTTGATGATGTCTATAAAACAATGGATATGATTGCGCAGGCGACAGGAACAGCTGAAAAAGCAGATGAAATCATTAACGATATGAAAGACCGTCGGGTTGCACTTGAAGAAAAAGCAAAAGGCATTACAGATACAAAGAAAGTATGGGTTGAAGTTTCTCCTGCTCCAGACATTTTCACGACAGGGAAAAATACATTTATGCATGAAATGTTAGAAGCGATCAATGCAACAAATGCTGCTGAAGAGCAAGACGGTTGGGTGAAAATGACAGAAGAAGAAATTGTTCAGTTGAATCCAGATGTCATTATTACGACATACGGTTACTATATAGACAATCCGGCTGAACAAGTTTTAACGCGCGATGGTTGGGCAGAAGTAACTGCGATAAAAAATGAACAAGTATTTGATGTAGATAGTGATACGGTTACTCGCCCGGGACCTCGTTTGATTGAAGGAGTAGAGACGCTTGCAAAAATCATTTATCCGGAAGTTTTTGGGGAGTAA
- a CDS encoding DNA topoisomerase III, producing the protein MSKSLVLAEKPSVARDIARVLGCNKKGNGFLEGTHYIVTWALGHLVTHADPEGYGNEFKEWKLEHLPIIPEPFKLVPIRQTSKQFNAVKAQLKRTDVKAVIIATDAGREGELVARWILEQAKVRKPVKRLWISSVTDKAIKDGFNNLKDGRAYENLYEAAVARAEADWVVGINATRALTVKYNAQLSTGRVQTPTLAMIAEREKQIRDFKPKSFYGMQALTETAKFTWHDRAGQTQSFDKEVIEKLMGKLDGVQSGKVTDVKTTPKSQPAPHLFDLTELQKEAHRRWSWSAKETLSTLQNLYERHKAVTYPRTDSKHLTSDMESTLKERIKAVDIGPYRKAVNTLLRSGTIKPQKGVVDDKRVSDHHAIIPTEETPILQSLSDKEQRLYDLIVKRFLAVFFGSFRYDQVTAELTVGGEMFKAKGRTITDEGWKKVYSTEEEEVDTDMLPSFKKGDELGIRAIVMTDGQTKPPARFNEGTLLAAMENPTQFMQGESKELIKTIGETGGLGTVATRADVIERLFNSFVMEKKGNDIYTTSKGRQLLELVPEDLKSPALTAEWEQGLTKIASGQMKKSAFMKDMIAFSKRTVTEIKTDDKKFKHDNVTGKTCPDCGKLLLEVNGKRGKMLVCQDRECGHRKNVSTLTNARCPVCKKKLELRGEGEGKIFVCKCGHREKLSAFEKRRANSGGKKADKRDVQKYMNKQEEPENTAMADALKKLFDK; encoded by the coding sequence TTCTTGAAGGGACGCATTATATTGTTACATGGGCGCTAGGTCATCTTGTGACACATGCAGATCCAGAAGGTTATGGCAATGAATTTAAAGAGTGGAAGCTCGAGCATTTGCCGATTATTCCGGAGCCATTTAAGCTTGTACCGATTCGTCAAACATCGAAGCAATTTAATGCGGTGAAAGCACAGCTAAAGCGAACTGATGTCAAAGCCGTCATTATCGCGACAGATGCGGGGCGTGAAGGAGAGCTTGTGGCACGCTGGATTTTAGAGCAGGCAAAAGTTCGTAAACCTGTCAAGCGGCTGTGGATTTCTTCGGTCACGGATAAGGCTATTAAAGATGGCTTTAACAATTTGAAAGACGGTCGTGCTTATGAAAACTTATACGAGGCGGCAGTTGCACGTGCAGAAGCAGACTGGGTTGTTGGCATTAATGCAACACGCGCACTGACGGTGAAATACAATGCACAATTGTCAACAGGTCGTGTTCAAACACCGACGCTCGCGATGATTGCAGAACGAGAAAAACAGATTCGTGATTTCAAGCCGAAATCATTTTATGGTATGCAAGCATTAACCGAAACAGCGAAATTTACTTGGCATGATCGGGCAGGTCAAACGCAGTCGTTCGATAAAGAAGTGATTGAGAAACTCATGGGCAAGCTGGACGGGGTTCAATCTGGCAAAGTTACGGACGTGAAAACGACGCCTAAGTCTCAACCAGCACCGCATTTATTTGATTTAACGGAGCTGCAAAAAGAGGCACATCGCCGTTGGTCATGGTCTGCCAAAGAGACGCTATCGACCTTGCAAAATTTATATGAGCGCCATAAAGCGGTGACGTATCCACGAACGGATTCGAAGCATTTGACTTCAGATATGGAAAGTACGTTGAAAGAGCGCATTAAAGCAGTGGATATTGGGCCTTATCGTAAAGCGGTCAACACGCTATTACGTTCAGGTACGATAAAGCCGCAGAAGGGTGTGGTCGATGATAAGCGTGTGTCGGATCACCATGCGATTATTCCAACTGAGGAAACGCCAATTCTTCAAAGCTTGTCTGATAAAGAACAACGTCTATATGATTTAATCGTTAAACGCTTCTTGGCGGTGTTCTTCGGTTCATTCCGTTATGACCAAGTAACAGCGGAGCTTACGGTAGGAGGAGAAATGTTCAAAGCGAAGGGTCGTACAATTACAGATGAAGGTTGGAAAAAGGTTTATTCGACGGAAGAGGAAGAAGTAGATACGGATATGCTCCCTTCATTCAAAAAAGGGGATGAGCTGGGTATTCGTGCTATCGTTATGACAGATGGTCAAACGAAGCCACCTGCACGTTTCAATGAAGGAACGTTGCTTGCGGCGATGGAAAACCCAACACAATTTATGCAAGGTGAATCTAAAGAATTGATCAAAACAATTGGTGAAACGGGTGGACTCGGAACCGTTGCGACGCGTGCTGATGTTATCGAACGACTATTCAATTCATTCGTAATGGAGAAGAAAGGCAATGATATTTACACGACATCAAAAGGACGCCAGCTGCTGGAACTTGTTCCGGAAGATCTGAAATCACCGGCGTTGACGGCGGAGTGGGAGCAAGGGTTGACGAAAATCGCCAGTGGGCAGATGAAAAAATCGGCATTCATGAAAGATATGATTGCTTTCTCAAAGCGTACTGTGACAGAAATTAAAACGGATGATAAAAAATTCAAGCATGATAATGTCACGGGGAAAACATGTCCGGATTGTGGAAAGCTTTTACTAGAAGTGAATGGCAAGCGCGGCAAGATGCTTGTTTGTCAAGATCGGGAATGCGGTCACCGTAAAAATGTATCGACATTGACAAATGCCAGATGTCCAGTTTGTAAAAAGAAATTGGAATTGCGTGGGGAAGGTGAAGGCAAGATTTTTGTTTGTAAATGTGGTCACCGTGAAAAGCTGTCGGCGTTTGAAAAGCGTCGTGCAAACTCGGGTGGTAAAAAAGCCGATAAACGTGATGTTCAAAAATACATGAATAAACAGGAAGAACCAGAAAATACTGCAATGGCAGATGCGCTGAAAAAATTATTTGATAAATAA